One Tomitella gaofuii DNA segment encodes these proteins:
- the lysS gene encoding lysine--tRNA ligase, with the protein MRAAKREQMLAEGIEPYPVAIDRTHSLAEIRARYPELEPDTQTGTVVGIAGRVIFVRNTGKLCFATLQEGDGTQLQAMISLAAVGAESLARWKALVDLGDIVYIHGEVISSRRGELSVMADSWLMASKSLRPLPVAHKEMNEESRVRQRYVDLIVRPDARRIARERIAVMRALRDSMDSRGFLEVETPMLQTIHGGAAARPFVTHSNAMDMDLYLRIAPELFLKRCVVGGIDRVYEINRNFRNEGVDSTHSPEFAMLETYAAYGTYDDSARMTRELVQEVADAAFGTRQVTLADGTVYDVDGEWTELEMYPSLSEALGHEITPDTTIDELAAHAERLGVEVPATAVTHGKLVEELWEFLVGDHLHAPTFVRDFPVETSPLTRQHRTKAGVTEKWDLYVRGFELATGYSELVDPVVQRERFELQARLAASGDDEAMVLDEDFLAAMEHGMPPTTGTGMGIDRLLMALTGLGIRETILFPLVRPSRD; encoded by the coding sequence ATCCGCGCCGCCAAGCGGGAGCAGATGCTCGCCGAGGGCATCGAGCCGTATCCGGTGGCGATCGACCGCACGCATTCGCTCGCCGAGATCCGCGCCCGATACCCCGAGCTGGAACCGGATACGCAGACCGGAACGGTCGTCGGCATCGCGGGACGGGTGATCTTCGTCCGCAATACGGGCAAGCTGTGCTTCGCCACTCTTCAAGAGGGCGACGGTACGCAGTTGCAGGCCATGATCAGCCTCGCGGCCGTCGGGGCGGAGTCGCTGGCACGGTGGAAAGCGCTCGTCGACCTCGGCGACATCGTCTACATCCACGGTGAGGTGATCAGCTCACGCCGCGGAGAACTGTCGGTGATGGCGGATTCGTGGCTGATGGCGTCGAAGTCGCTCCGCCCGCTCCCGGTGGCGCACAAGGAGATGAACGAGGAATCGCGGGTCCGTCAGCGCTATGTCGACCTGATCGTGCGGCCGGACGCGCGTCGGATTGCGCGTGAGCGGATCGCCGTCATGCGGGCGCTGCGCGATTCCATGGATTCCCGGGGCTTCCTCGAGGTGGAGACCCCCATGCTGCAGACGATCCATGGCGGCGCGGCGGCGCGGCCCTTCGTCACGCATTCGAACGCGATGGACATGGACCTGTACCTGCGGATCGCGCCGGAATTGTTCCTCAAGCGCTGCGTGGTCGGCGGGATCGACCGGGTCTACGAGATCAACCGGAACTTCCGCAACGAGGGCGTCGATTCCACGCACTCGCCGGAGTTCGCGATGCTCGAGACCTACGCCGCCTACGGGACCTACGACGACTCGGCCCGGATGACCCGCGAGCTCGTCCAGGAGGTGGCGGATGCCGCATTCGGCACCCGCCAGGTGACCTTGGCGGACGGTACCGTCTACGACGTCGACGGCGAGTGGACGGAACTGGAGATGTATCCGTCGCTGTCGGAGGCGTTGGGGCACGAGATCACGCCGGATACCACGATCGACGAGCTCGCCGCGCACGCCGAGCGGCTCGGCGTGGAGGTGCCGGCCACGGCCGTGACGCACGGCAAGCTCGTCGAGGAGCTGTGGGAGTTCCTGGTGGGCGACCACTTGCACGCCCCCACGTTCGTGCGCGACTTTCCGGTGGAGACGTCTCCGCTCACGCGCCAGCACCGGACCAAGGCCGGGGTGACCGAGAAGTGGGACCTGTACGTGCGCGGATTCGAGCTGGCGACGGGCTATTCGGAGCTTGTGGATCCGGTGGTGCAGCGCGAGCGCTTCGAGCTGCAGGCGCGGCTCGCGGCCTCGGGCGATGACGAGGCGATGGTGCTCGACGAGGACTTCCTCGCGGCAATGGAACATGGAATGCCGCCCACCACCGGCACCGGAATGGGGATCGACAGGCTATTGATGGCGCTCACCGGCCTGGGGATCCGCGAGACAATTCTTTTCCCCCTGGTCAGGCCCTCGCGGGATTGA
- a CDS encoding histone-like nucleoid-structuring protein Lsr2, with the protein MAKKVTVTLIDDLDRESEAVETVEFGLDGVGYEIDLSEENAENLRELMRDWIIHSRKVSGRRRGQRASTAPRSTNSREETAAIRRWARDNGFKVSSRGRIPSEVLEAYGKAH; encoded by the coding sequence ATGGCAAAGAAGGTCACGGTCACGCTCATCGACGATCTGGATCGGGAATCGGAGGCCGTTGAGACGGTTGAATTCGGTCTCGACGGCGTCGGATATGAGATCGACCTCTCAGAGGAGAACGCGGAGAACCTTCGCGAGCTGATGCGGGATTGGATCATTCATTCCCGCAAGGTGAGCGGCCGTCGTCGCGGTCAGCGCGCGTCGACCGCGCCCCGCTCCACGAACAGCCGTGAGGAGACGGCGGCCATCCGCCGTTGGGCGCGGGACAACGGATTCAAGGTGTCCTCGCGCGGACGCATTCCCAGCGAAGTGCTGGAGGCCTACGGCAAGGCGCACTGA